Proteins encoded in a region of the Streptococcus sanguinis genome:
- the metE gene encoding 5-methyltetrahydropteroyltriglutamate--homocysteine S-methyltransferase yields MSTTIIGFPRLGEFRELKFTTEKYFRHEISAEELLAAAKELRAKHWNIVKEKGISELPSNDFSHYDNVLDAAFLFNVVPSSVQGLELTDLERYFALARGYQGEKGDVRALPMKKWFNTNYHYIVPKFEKETQVKLAGHKIFDEFAEAKELGLVTRPVVVGPFTLLQVSDFEDGVAPADFVDALAAAYQEVFAKLAELGAERIQLDEPSLVKDLSAEEKALFLDLYKKLLADKKGLEVLIQTYFGDVRDVYTDLVNLPVDAIGLDFVEGKKTLDLVKGGFPADKTLYAGIVNGKNIWRNNYEKSLAVLEQIPAENLVLTSSCSLLHVPFTTANEEFEPAILNHFAFAVEKLDEIRDLDAIRNGGGAEALAANKALFAAERVGQNAELAARIAGLTDADYTRLPVFAEREEIQHKTLNLPPLPTTTIGSFPQTKEVRAKRLAFRKGELSAEDYDKFLAEQIDEWIKWQEEVGFDVLVHGEFERNDMVEYFGQNLSGYLFSKNGWVQSYGMRGVKPPIIWGDVTRLNPITVKWSSYAQSRTDKPVKGMLTGPVTILNWSFPREDISIKDSTLQIALAIKDEVLDLEAAGVKIIQIDEAALREKLPLRRSDWYEDYLDWAIPAFRLVHSTVAPDTQIHTHMCYSEFTDIIPAIDNMDADVISFEASRSNLEILDELKAKNFQTEVGPGVYDIHSPRVPNEGEIDHTIEAILAKVPSSKVWINPDCGLKTRGIPETKASLVRLVEAAKAARQHLQ; encoded by the coding sequence ATGTCAACGACTATCATTGGTTTCCCACGTTTGGGCGAATTCCGCGAATTGAAATTTACAACTGAAAAATACTTTAGACATGAAATCTCAGCAGAAGAGCTTCTGGCTGCGGCCAAAGAGCTGCGCGCTAAACACTGGAATATTGTTAAGGAAAAAGGAATTTCAGAGCTTCCGTCAAATGATTTTTCTCATTATGACAATGTGCTGGATGCGGCCTTTCTCTTTAATGTGGTGCCGTCATCTGTACAAGGCTTGGAGTTGACTGACTTGGAGCGTTATTTTGCCTTGGCTCGTGGTTATCAGGGCGAAAAAGGGGATGTCCGTGCCCTTCCGATGAAGAAATGGTTTAACACTAACTACCACTATATCGTTCCTAAATTTGAAAAAGAAACCCAAGTCAAGCTGGCTGGGCATAAGATTTTTGATGAATTTGCAGAAGCGAAAGAGTTGGGCTTGGTAACCCGTCCAGTTGTGGTTGGTCCATTCACTCTCCTGCAAGTATCTGACTTTGAAGATGGTGTGGCACCGGCTGACTTTGTAGATGCCCTGGCTGCAGCTTATCAAGAAGTCTTTGCCAAATTAGCAGAGCTAGGTGCAGAGCGTATCCAGCTGGATGAGCCAAGTCTGGTCAAAGATCTGTCAGCAGAAGAAAAAGCTCTCTTCTTGGACCTTTATAAGAAGCTTTTAGCAGACAAAAAAGGTCTTGAAGTTTTGATTCAAACCTACTTTGGTGACGTTCGTGACGTCTATACAGACCTTGTAAACTTGCCAGTAGATGCGATTGGTCTGGACTTTGTAGAAGGCAAGAAAACTCTTGACCTTGTAAAAGGTGGCTTCCCAGCTGATAAGACACTTTATGCAGGGATTGTCAATGGTAAAAATATCTGGCGCAACAACTATGAAAAGAGCTTGGCAGTGCTTGAGCAAATTCCAGCTGAAAATCTTGTTTTGACAAGCTCATGTTCACTTCTCCATGTGCCATTTACGACTGCTAATGAAGAATTTGAACCAGCAATCTTGAACCACTTTGCCTTTGCGGTGGAAAAATTGGATGAAATCCGTGACTTGGATGCTATCCGCAATGGCGGTGGTGCAGAAGCACTTGCAGCTAACAAAGCTCTCTTTGCAGCAGAGCGTGTTGGGCAAAATGCAGAGCTGGCTGCTCGGATCGCTGGCTTGACAGATGCAGACTACACTCGCCTGCCGGTCTTTGCAGAGCGTGAGGAAATCCAGCACAAGACACTCAATCTGCCACCATTGCCAACTACGACAATTGGTTCATTCCCTCAAACTAAGGAAGTCCGTGCTAAACGCTTGGCCTTCCGTAAGGGTGAGTTGTCAGCAGAAGACTATGACAAGTTCTTGGCAGAGCAAATTGACGAATGGATCAAATGGCAAGAAGAAGTTGGATTTGATGTGCTTGTACACGGTGAGTTCGAGCGTAATGACATGGTTGAGTACTTCGGTCAAAACTTGTCAGGTTACCTCTTCTCTAAGAATGGTTGGGTACAATCATACGGTATGCGTGGGGTGAAACCACCAATCATCTGGGGTGATGTGACTCGTCTCAACCCAATCACTGTTAAATGGTCTAGCTATGCACAAAGCCGTACAGACAAACCTGTTAAGGGCATGCTGACTGGTCCTGTTACCATCCTCAACTGGTCATTCCCACGTGAAGACATCTCTATCAAGGATTCTACCCTTCAAATCGCCCTGGCAATCAAGGATGAGGTGCTTGATCTTGAAGCTGCAGGTGTTAAAATTATCCAAATCGACGAGGCTGCTCTTCGTGAGAAATTGCCACTCCGTCGCAGCGACTGGTACGAAGATTACCTTGACTGGGCAATTCCAGCCTTCCGCTTGGTACACTCTACAGTAGCTCCCGATACGCAAATCCACACTCACATGTGTTACTCAGAATTTACAGATATCATCCCTGCGATCGACAACATGGATGCGGACGTGATTTCCTTTGAAGCTAGCCGCTCTAACTTGGAAATCCTGGATGAGCTCAAGGCTAAGAACTTCCAGACAGAAGTGGGGCCTGGAGTTTACGACATCCACTCACCACGCGTGCCAAATGAAGGGGAAATCGACCATACGATTGAAGCTATCTTGGCTAAGGTGCCAAGC
- a CDS encoding AI-2E family transporter, whose protein sequence is MKKINESYKLIVFAALALALVLYIGNIWSGLQSLTSVFSPIILGGVLAFIFNVPMKKLEDFLDKCRVPQKLQRSLALVLEVLILALIMTGIVSIVVPTLTTAVNQLSATIGKVAPQVAKWLQQSGLLSSSQLKDLTKQLQNSDIVNRAISLLGSLTGNISAIFGNFFSIIMSIFLMFAFLSSKEHLQTITSRLLQVMLPEKAVKRLSYVGSVIVETYDKFLMGQMIEAVIVGFLVFIAYSLTGLPYAALTGVLAGVLSFIPYIGPFSACALGAIFIFTDSPWKALLSIAVFQGVQLIEGNIIYPRVVGQSVGLPTLFTLAAALIGGNLFGLVGMIFFTPIFAVIYRLVREFVVEKEEKNESGEAA, encoded by the coding sequence ATGAAAAAAATAAATGAATCTTATAAACTGATTGTCTTTGCGGCGCTCGCTCTGGCTCTGGTTCTCTATATCGGGAACATCTGGTCTGGCCTGCAGAGTCTGACTTCGGTTTTTTCGCCTATTATACTGGGTGGAGTCCTAGCCTTTATCTTTAATGTCCCGATGAAGAAACTAGAAGACTTCTTGGACAAATGCCGAGTCCCTCAGAAATTGCAACGCAGTCTGGCCTTGGTTTTAGAGGTGCTGATTTTAGCTCTCATTATGACAGGAATTGTTTCTATTGTCGTGCCGACTCTGACCACAGCGGTCAATCAGCTGAGCGCAACAATCGGCAAGGTAGCGCCTCAGGTAGCCAAGTGGCTGCAGCAGTCTGGCTTGCTTTCTTCTAGTCAGCTGAAAGATTTGACCAAGCAACTGCAAAACAGCGATATTGTCAACCGAGCCATCTCTCTTCTGGGCAGTCTGACGGGCAATATCTCTGCCATTTTTGGCAATTTCTTTTCTATCATCATGTCTATTTTTCTCATGTTTGCTTTTTTGAGCAGCAAGGAGCATTTGCAGACAATCACTAGCCGTCTCCTGCAGGTTATGCTTCCAGAGAAGGCTGTCAAACGCCTGTCCTACGTAGGTTCTGTCATTGTCGAGACCTATGATAAGTTTCTGATGGGTCAGATGATTGAGGCCGTCATTGTAGGGTTCTTAGTCTTTATCGCCTACTCGCTGACGGGTTTGCCTTATGCGGCCTTGACAGGAGTTCTGGCTGGAGTGCTCTCTTTCATTCCCTACATTGGGCCATTCTCAGCTTGTGCTCTGGGAGCTATCTTTATCTTCACCGACAGCCCTTGGAAAGCCCTTCTTTCAATCGCAGTCTTTCAGGGAGTGCAGCTGATTGAGGGCAATATCATCTATCCGCGTGTGGTCGGCCAGTCCGTCGGTCTCCCAACACTCTTTACCTTAGCCGCCGCCCTGATTGGGGGCAACCTCTTTGGCTTGGTCGGCATGATTTTCTTCACGCCTATATTCGCAGTTATCTACCGCTTGGTTAGAGAGTTTGTTGTGGAGAAGGAGGAGAAAAATGAAAGTGGAGAAGCTGCCTAA
- a CDS encoding insulin activator factor, whose protein sequence is MKSKKLLLVNGIAGILGGLIILYASSNRWHWEIVALVPKMVENSGWGGLIVLTSLLFLGLSIVGMAHYSEDSRVNKMSHKLLLFAFLAGVIPFLGEAAGLLALISGSFYLQDLQKFKSEDKAD, encoded by the coding sequence ATGAAATCAAAGAAATTGTTATTAGTAAATGGAATTGCCGGTATCTTAGGAGGCCTGATAATCCTTTACGCTTCTTCGAATAGATGGCACTGGGAAATCGTTGCTTTAGTTCCCAAGATGGTCGAAAACTCTGGTTGGGGCGGCTTGATAGTATTAACAAGCTTGCTGTTTTTGGGGCTTTCTATTGTCGGAATGGCTCATTATAGCGAAGACTCAAGAGTCAATAAGATGAGCCATAAGCTTCTTTTATTTGCTTTCCTTGCAGGAGTTATTCCGTTTTTGGGAGAGGCGGCTGGCCTTCTGGCTCTCATCTCAGGAAGTTTCTATCTTCAAGATTTGCAAAAATTTAAGAGTGAAGACAAAGCTGATTAA
- the pabB gene encoding aminodeoxychorismate synthase component I: MHKKTIIDFKQLGQRLIFTNPIKELKTRRLDQVEELLTEIEGWQEKGYYAVGYVSYEAAPAFEEKFQVHSAPLQKEYLLYFTIHDKAKQASIPLTYKEVGMPAAWQGLTSEQEYQKAIETIHHHIRQGDTYQVNYTVQLCAELNPEDSLAIYNRLVVEQNAAYNAYVEHDETAILSISPELFFEEQRGQLTTRPMKGTTNRGLTLEQDREQAAWLAQDAKNRAENMMIVDLLRNDMNRISRTGSERVEHLCSVEQYSTVWQMTSTIKSLLHEGIGLADLFKALFPCGSITGAPKISTMAIIKATEKAARGVYCGTVGICLPDQRRIFNVAIRTIQLEGRKAIYGVGGGITWDSTWKSEYIETQQKSAVLYRKNPRFDLISTGKVTDGQLTLQEQHLQRLTEAAGYFAYPFDQDTLEQELEETCAQLDKGQDYRLRISLKKDGSIGLSAAPLLPLTETFRKAKLVEQTANLAQPFTYFKTSHRPHLTLEQQEQIYYNAQGQLLETSIGNLLLELDGKLYTPPAELGLLKGIYRQQLLDKGQVTEKVLTLADLAQAEKIYACNAVRGLYELEIED; encoded by the coding sequence ATGCACAAGAAAACGATTATTGATTTTAAGCAGTTAGGCCAACGCCTGATTTTTACGAATCCCATCAAGGAGCTAAAGACTCGCCGTCTTGACCAAGTGGAGGAACTTTTGACAGAGATTGAGGGCTGGCAGGAGAAAGGATACTATGCTGTCGGCTATGTCAGCTATGAAGCAGCGCCAGCCTTCGAGGAAAAGTTCCAAGTTCATTCCGCTCCGCTCCAGAAAGAATACCTCCTCTACTTTACTATCCACGATAAGGCCAAGCAGGCTTCCATTCCCTTGACCTATAAGGAAGTGGGGATGCCAGCGGCTTGGCAGGGGCTGACTTCTGAGCAAGAGTACCAGAAAGCTATCGAGACTATCCATCATCATATCCGCCAGGGCGATACCTATCAGGTCAACTACACGGTACAGCTGTGTGCGGAGCTCAATCCTGAGGATAGCTTGGCTATTTACAACAGGCTGGTTGTTGAGCAAAATGCGGCCTACAATGCTTATGTAGAGCATGACGAGACTGCCATCTTGTCTATCAGCCCTGAGCTCTTTTTCGAGGAGCAGCGAGGTCAACTGACCACTCGTCCTATGAAAGGAACTACCAATAGGGGACTGACCTTAGAGCAAGATAGAGAGCAGGCTGCCTGGCTGGCTCAGGACGCCAAAAACCGAGCTGAAAATATGATGATTGTCGATTTGCTGCGTAATGACATGAATCGCATTTCTCGGACGGGCAGTGAGCGGGTTGAGCATCTCTGCAGCGTCGAGCAATACTCTACAGTCTGGCAGATGACCTCTACCATTAAAAGTCTGCTGCATGAGGGAATTGGGCTGGCAGATCTTTTCAAGGCGCTCTTTCCTTGCGGATCCATTACAGGTGCTCCTAAGATTTCGACCATGGCTATCATCAAGGCGACAGAAAAAGCTGCCCGCGGGGTCTACTGCGGTACAGTCGGCATCTGCCTGCCAGACCAGAGACGGATTTTTAACGTCGCCATCCGTACCATTCAGCTGGAGGGAAGGAAAGCTATCTATGGCGTTGGCGGCGGAATCACTTGGGACAGCACGTGGAAATCTGAATACATCGAAACCCAGCAAAAATCTGCCGTCCTCTATCGGAAAAATCCGCGATTCGACCTGATTTCTACAGGAAAAGTGACGGACGGACAGCTGACCTTGCAAGAGCAACACCTGCAAAGACTGACAGAAGCAGCTGGCTACTTTGCCTATCCTTTTGACCAAGACACGCTAGAGCAAGAGTTAGAAGAAACCTGCGCTCAGCTAGATAAAGGGCAGGATTACAGGCTACGTATTTCTCTAAAAAAAGACGGCAGTATTGGGCTGTCAGCGGCTCCTCTACTACCGCTGACAGAGACTTTCAGAAAGGCAAAACTAGTTGAGCAAACAGCCAATCTAGCTCAGCCTTTTACCTATTTCAAAACCAGCCATCGGCCACATCTGACCTTGGAGCAGCAAGAGCAGATTTATTACAATGCCCAAGGCCAGCTGCTGGAAACTTCTATTGGCAATCTGCTGTTGGAACTAGACGGCAAGCTCTACACGCCTCCAGCTGAATTGGGCCTGCTCAAGGGCATCTACCGCCAGCAGCTACTGGATAAGGGTCAGGTTACTGAGAAAGTTTTAACGCTGGCTGATCTGGCTCAGGCTGAGAAAATCTATGCCTGCAATGCAGTCAGGGGATTATACGAGCTGGAGATTGAGGACTAA
- a CDS encoding ATP-binding cassette domain-containing protein yields the protein MENVLVLQQVSKKFGRQYALTDVSLTIKKGDIYGLIGKNGAGKTTLIKVITQLLEASSGNVSLFGSQNYQEWTQSLKRVGSVIETPVAHNHLTAYENLSYYCKLRHIPHADKVIRETLEYVDLTDTGKKKFRDFSLGMKQRLGLAIALLTRPDLMILDEPINGLDPVGIKEFRQLVQRLNEELGMTFIISSHILSELYLVGTQFGIIEEGRLIREISKAEFEEQSEDYIVLKTSQLEEASRLIHDQLMHRIKVVNASDEIHIFTHSHEISNIVKELAAADIPVQEIYYARQNLENFFTDLVK from the coding sequence ATGGAAAATGTTTTGGTTTTACAGCAAGTCAGCAAAAAATTCGGCCGGCAGTACGCTCTGACCGATGTGAGTCTGACGATAAAAAAAGGAGATATTTACGGTTTAATTGGCAAGAACGGGGCCGGAAAGACCACTCTGATCAAGGTCATCACCCAGCTCTTGGAAGCAAGCAGTGGCAATGTCTCCCTTTTTGGCTCTCAGAACTATCAAGAATGGACACAGAGCCTTAAGCGGGTCGGATCGGTCATCGAAACACCGGTCGCTCACAACCACCTGACAGCCTATGAAAATCTCAGCTACTACTGCAAGCTCCGCCATATTCCCCATGCGGACAAGGTCATCCGTGAAACCTTGGAATACGTGGACTTGACAGATACCGGCAAGAAGAAATTCCGCGACTTCTCACTCGGGATGAAACAACGGCTGGGTCTGGCTATCGCGCTTCTTACCAGACCTGACCTAATGATACTAGACGAGCCTATCAATGGCCTGGATCCAGTCGGCATCAAGGAATTCCGCCAGCTGGTGCAGCGGCTCAACGAGGAGTTGGGAATGACCTTTATCATCTCAAGCCATATTCTGTCTGAACTCTACTTGGTTGGTACCCAGTTCGGCATTATCGAGGAAGGACGGCTGATTCGCGAGATTTCCAAGGCGGAGTTTGAAGAACAGAGCGAAGACTATATCGTGCTTAAAACATCGCAGTTAGAAGAAGCCAGCCGTCTGATTCACGACCAGCTCATGCATCGTATCAAGGTGGTCAATGCTTCTGACGAGATTCATATCTTCACCCATTCGCATGAGATTAGCAATATTGTCAAGGAACTTGCAGCCGCAGATATACCGGTGCAGGAGATTTACTATGCACGACAAAACCTAGAAAACTTCTTTACAGACTTGGTCAAATGA
- a CDS encoding ABC transporter permease has product MMDFIRADFYRLIRSKGFWITEFLLFCAIISTTFFHANIHFGANISRNEAASQSLGKLTGLQALDYFAGKTDSLLFFTIIGISMVLGVDLSRKLYKNCLSYGISKLSYYFSKFFVCVSIAAFHFLMILSISFMTASLSNGIGSAPGSFLPQLGAALFVQFLGTIAWIAIISFVLYASHSIVSSFLTYFLGGTLLTIPLIFYPDNEWLIYLTLRFNTDMAADGGAVIKAILTVVTVTLLFLGGGLMVFKKKDL; this is encoded by the coding sequence ATGATGGATTTCATTCGAGCCGATTTTTACCGGCTCATACGCTCAAAAGGCTTTTGGATTACTGAGTTTTTATTATTCTGTGCGATTATCTCAACAACCTTCTTCCATGCAAATATTCATTTTGGAGCAAATATCTCCAGAAATGAGGCTGCTAGTCAATCTCTAGGAAAACTAACCGGCCTTCAAGCTCTGGACTATTTTGCAGGCAAAACAGACAGTCTGCTCTTTTTCACTATCATTGGTATCAGTATGGTCCTTGGAGTGGATTTGTCTCGGAAACTTTATAAAAACTGTCTGAGCTACGGCATCTCTAAGCTCAGCTATTATTTTTCTAAATTCTTTGTCTGCGTTAGTATCGCAGCCTTTCACTTCCTGATGATTTTATCTATCTCCTTTATGACCGCTAGTCTGTCCAACGGAATTGGCAGCGCCCCTGGCTCTTTTTTGCCTCAGCTGGGAGCTGCTCTCTTCGTCCAATTTCTCGGCACGATTGCATGGATTGCCATCATTTCTTTTGTACTCTATGCCAGCCACTCCATCGTGTCTAGCTTTCTGACCTATTTCCTTGGCGGTACCTTACTGACTATTCCCCTCATCTTTTACCCGGACAATGAATGGCTGATCTATCTGACTCTGCGATTTAACACAGATATGGCAGCAGATGGCGGAGCTGTTATCAAGGCTATCCTGACAGTGGTAACGGTCACCCTGCTCTTTCTAGGTGGCGGGCTGATGGTTTTCAAAAAGAAAGATTTATAA
- a CDS encoding ABC transporter permease encodes MLHTIQAELYQLVRSKLFWLIEGLLFFLIFISSLGERNFNFYISTSSDSEETVIQGWTGFEALGQLAKDFLPFVMITVLVLIIFLLGRDLTRKLYKNILASGVSRKEFYLSKIAVLVIIIIFQLITAFAAAFIFGNLFHGLGTMPKNFFWSFFLSFFRSFLFIITCSSVVTCLLYLTRSTLASYLVFFALIMLQSSLVIVFPQINSELFLFLILAGSLLGGYQAFQHRDL; translated from the coding sequence ATGTTACATACTATTCAGGCGGAACTCTACCAACTTGTCCGCTCCAAACTTTTTTGGCTAATAGAAGGGCTACTCTTTTTTCTTATTTTCATCAGCTCTCTTGGTGAACGAAACTTTAATTTTTATATCTCTACGTCTTCTGATTCAGAAGAAACAGTCATCCAAGGTTGGACAGGATTTGAAGCTCTCGGGCAGCTTGCTAAAGATTTCCTGCCCTTTGTCATGATTACTGTCCTTGTGCTCATCATCTTTCTGCTAGGTCGTGACCTGACTAGAAAACTATACAAAAATATATTGGCTAGCGGGGTTTCTCGGAAAGAATTTTACTTATCAAAAATAGCTGTTCTTGTCATAATTATCATCTTTCAACTAATAACAGCCTTTGCTGCAGCCTTTATCTTTGGAAACCTCTTCCACGGACTTGGAACTATGCCAAAGAACTTTTTCTGGAGCTTTTTCTTGTCTTTCTTTCGCTCCTTTCTCTTTATTATAACCTGCAGTTCCGTAGTTACCTGTCTTCTCTACCTGACCCGCTCCACCCTAGCCAGCTATCTCGTCTTTTTCGCCCTGATTATGCTTCAGTCTAGCCTCGTCATCGTTTTCCCTCAGATAAATTCTGAACTATTCTTATTCCTTATCTTAGCTGGTTCTCTCTTAGGTGGTTACCAAGCTTTTCAGCACAGGGACTTATAA
- a CDS encoding ABC transporter ATP-binding protein, whose product MQTVLEVKQVTKQYGQQYALDHVSLSIQKGEIYGLIGKNGAGKTTLLKTISRLIHANSGTVSVFGSQNSKEWNEALRKIGTVIETPVAYNQMTAYQNLNYYCKVHQIAQPDQLIKETLAYVGLSNTGKKKFRNFSLGMKQRLGIAIALISKPELMILDEPINGLDPLGIKEFRLMIQRLNQELGITFIISSHILSELYLVATKFGVIDQGRLVAEFTKDDFDRASEDYIVLKTSDKEQAANLIQGKLHYQLKDADKSDELHIVAQEQELNDINRELVLSNIHVNGIYAAHKDLEKYFTDLVQ is encoded by the coding sequence ATGCAAACTGTTTTAGAAGTAAAGCAAGTTACCAAACAATATGGTCAGCAATATGCCCTCGATCATGTGAGTCTTTCGATCCAGAAGGGCGAAATTTATGGACTGATTGGCAAGAACGGAGCTGGCAAAACCACTCTTCTCAAGACCATTAGCCGGCTCATTCATGCCAACAGCGGAACCGTGTCTGTCTTTGGTTCGCAGAACTCTAAGGAGTGGAACGAAGCCTTGCGCAAGATAGGAACTGTCATCGAAACACCAGTCGCTTACAATCAGATGACTGCTTATCAAAACCTCAACTACTACTGCAAGGTCCACCAGATTGCCCAGCCCGACCAGCTCATCAAGGAAACCCTGGCCTATGTCGGACTGAGCAATACTGGTAAAAAGAAATTCCGCAACTTTTCGCTAGGAATGAAGCAGCGCTTGGGGATCGCTATTGCCCTTATAAGCAAGCCTGAACTCATGATTCTAGATGAGCCCATAAATGGCCTTGATCCACTTGGCATCAAGGAATTTCGACTGATGATTCAGCGACTCAACCAAGAATTGGGAATCACTTTTATCATTTCCAGCCACATCTTGTCTGAGCTTTATCTGGTAGCCACCAAGTTTGGAGTGATTGACCAAGGACGGCTTGTCGCAGAATTTACCAAGGATGACTTTGACCGAGCCAGCGAAGATTATATCGTCCTCAAGACTAGCGATAAAGAACAGGCTGCCAATCTCATCCAAGGCAAGCTCCACTATCAGCTCAAGGACGCTGATAAATCTGACGAGTTGCACATTGTCGCCCAAGAACAGGAACTAAATGACATCAACAGGGAGTTGGTCCTATCCAACATTCATGTCAATGGTATCTATGCAGCTCACAAAGATTTAGAAAAATACTTTACAGATTTAGTCCAGTAA
- a CDS encoding lantibiotic ABC transporter permease, protein MLHTFQADFYRFFRSKAVWITEFIFLLTTLSAVFGKLNAVQLIQAVSNAIGNNTFIIIILSMVVIGTDLNKQLYKNTLTSGVSRTSFFVSKALVMVCVTFLQLALYYSINFILAAILNGIGDLSATFLLQFILLFFVQCLTVIAWTAIISFILYLSKSMIAALGGYLFCASLTGALAQLYPKSLWLQHLTMSFDFETLQSNGVTLRIVLIALFLGIVFTAASLYTFHKKDL, encoded by the coding sequence ATGTTACATACTTTTCAAGCAGATTTTTACCGTTTCTTTCGTTCCAAGGCTGTTTGGATTACCGAATTCATCTTTCTACTGACGACCTTGAGCGCAGTCTTTGGCAAATTAAATGCCGTCCAGCTTATACAAGCGGTGTCTAACGCTATCGGTAATAATACTTTTATCATCATTATCCTGTCTATGGTCGTCATCGGGACAGATCTGAACAAGCAGCTTTACAAGAATACATTAACCAGCGGTGTTTCCCGTACCAGTTTCTTCGTCTCTAAAGCCCTAGTCATGGTCTGCGTAACGTTCCTGCAGTTGGCTCTCTATTATAGCATCAACTTTATCCTAGCAGCCATTCTAAACGGTATTGGTGATTTATCCGCTACCTTCCTGCTTCAGTTTATTCTTCTATTCTTTGTGCAGTGCCTGACTGTCATTGCTTGGACAGCTATTATTTCCTTTATTCTTTATCTGAGTAAATCTATGATTGCTGCCCTGGGAGGTTACCTTTTCTGCGCATCCTTAACCGGAGCTCTTGCGCAACTTTATCCCAAGTCTCTGTGGCTACAGCATTTAACCATGAGCTTTGATTTTGAGACACTTCAAAGCAACGGTGTAACCTTGAGAATTGTTCTAATCGCCTTGTTTTTAGGAATCGTCTTCACCGCAGCAAGTCTTTATACTTTCCACAAAAAGGATTTATAG
- a CDS encoding ABC transporter ATP-binding protein, translating to MQNVLEVKGLTKKYGDQYALKDVSLSIKKGEIYGLIGKNGAGKTTLIKIITQVIYPSGGTVSVLGSQNQQEWTRALSHTGSVIETPVAHAHMSAYENLRYYCTDRGIPNADKVIKETLQYVGLTDTGKKKFRNFSLGMKQRLGIAIAILGRPDLLILDEPINGLDPVGIQEFREMVKRLNQELGITIIISSHILSELYIVATRFGFINQGHFIKELSKEEFDRESGDYIILKTDNIKQAAHLVQDKLGYQLRPTKKEDELHISGKVQEIRKIAKELVLADIPIGEIYYAHKDLEKYFTDLINQQGGNTHV from the coding sequence ATGCAAAATGTTTTAGAAGTGAAAGGACTCACTAAAAAATACGGTGATCAATATGCTCTGAAAGATGTCAGTCTTTCCATCAAGAAAGGAGAGATCTACGGTCTTATCGGAAAAAACGGTGCTGGTAAGACCACGCTGATCAAAATCATCACGCAAGTCATCTATCCTAGCGGAGGAACCGTATCTGTTCTGGGCTCTCAGAACCAACAAGAATGGACCAGAGCCCTCAGCCATACTGGATCTGTTATCGAGACCCCTGTAGCTCATGCCCACATGTCGGCCTATGAAAATCTGCGCTACTACTGTACCGACCGGGGCATTCCAAATGCTGACAAAGTCATCAAAGAAACCCTTCAATATGTCGGCCTGACCGATACTGGAAAGAAGAAATTTCGCAATTTCTCTCTAGGGATGAAACAGCGGTTGGGCATTGCCATTGCCATTTTGGGGCGTCCCGACTTGCTCATCCTGGACGAGCCCATCAATGGTTTAGATCCAGTTGGGATTCAGGAATTTAGAGAAATGGTCAAGCGCCTCAATCAAGAATTAGGCATCACCATCATCATTTCCAGCCATATCCTGTCCGAGCTTTATATAGTAGCAACTCGCTTTGGTTTTATCAATCAAGGGCATTTCATCAAGGAGCTGTCTAAGGAAGAATTTGACCGAGAAAGCGGCGACTATATCATCCTCAAAACGGATAATATCAAGCAAGCTGCCCATTTAGTGCAAGACAAGCTAGGCTACCAGCTCAGACCGACCAAAAAGGAAGATGAGCTGCATATTTCCGGTAAGGTACAAGAAATTCGCAAGATTGCCAAGGAATTAGTCCTAGCCGACATCCCAATCGGGGAAATCTACTACGCCCACAAAGACTTAGAAAAATACTTTACAGACTTAATCAACCAACAAGGAGGAAACACTCATGTTTAA